In a single window of the Papaver somniferum cultivar HN1 chromosome 8, ASM357369v1, whole genome shotgun sequence genome:
- the LOC113304863 gene encoding phosphatidylinositol-glycan biosynthesis class X protein-like: MDTGGALYVYLLLAFILIYLPATSVAKFNNQQYVSSLPCSKKYLLEAYFNKHDILIDSNFQSFLKHDFPVHSCKSLDYLNTVIKVPVLHRDLIGEGSHRLLFSSLRVSIQPDTTISERPAHFCEAVVIERLPFGVFADPFELQHLVQHGVFVDAAVFGDTNLELPSALSNRSVVEVHIDIGHNILWKHTEELEINLELPLHARYPPLDGSGYSKVEMGIPELFIHCTTESIAVCERCLWVKSAEGIKSLADAVVWRIPSGNKAHSQVVSYDTSTAALLSTMLIVLAAIYNSDNTNTANKLRKS, translated from the exons ATGGACACCGGGGGTGCACTGTACGTGTACTTGTTACTTGCGTTTATACTCATCTATCTTCCAGCAACATCA GTTGCCAAGTTTAACAACCAGCAATACGTCAGCTCATTGCCGTGCTCGAAGAAATATCTTTTGGAAGCTTACTTTAACAAACACGATATCTTAATTGATTCAAACTTCCAAAGTTTCTTGAAGCATGACTTTCCCGTTCACTCCTGTAAATCACTTGATTATCTGAATACAGTGATTAAAGTACCAGTTTTGCACAGGGATCTGATTGGTGAAGGCTCTCATCGTCTCTTATTTTCTTCCTTGAGGGTTAGTATCCAGCCTGATACAACCATATCAGAGCGACCAGCGCACTTTTGTGAAGCCGTAGTTATTGAAAGACTACCATTTGGAGTCTTTGCAGACCCATTTGAGTTACAACATCTCGTCCAACATGGTG TCTTTGTGGACGCTGCTGTTTTTGGAGATACAAACTTGGAATTACCTTCAGCTCTTTCCAACAGATCAGTTGTCGAAGTTCACATTGATATTGGTCACAACATTCTATGGAAGCACACTGAGGAATTGGAAATCAACCTAGAGCTTCCATTGCATGCACGATATCCG CCTCTTGATGGAAGTGGTTACTCAAAAGTCGAAATGGGCATTCCAGAATTGTTTATTCACTGCACCACTGAAAGTATTGCGGTATGTGAAAGATGTTTATGGGTGAAATCAGCCGAAGGCATTAAATCCCTAGCTGATGCTGTTGTTTGGAGGATCCCTTCTGGAAACAAGGCACATTCTCAAGTAGTATCTTATGACACTTCTACGGCAGCTCTCTTATCCACGATGTTAATTGTTCTTGCTGCTATCTACAATTCAGATAATACCAATACAGCTAACAAATTAAGAAAAAGTTGA